One region of Chrysemys picta bellii isolate R12L10 chromosome 21, ASM1138683v2, whole genome shotgun sequence genomic DNA includes:
- the ANKRD65 gene encoding LOW QUALITY PROTEIN: ankyrin repeat domain-containing protein 65 (The sequence of the model RefSeq protein was modified relative to this genomic sequence to represent the inferred CDS: deleted 1 base in 1 codon), with translation MNASGPALRNNPAITKACKGYHYGNDPAITNQRVKPHTDQQHYPNKLCVQPHPPEPPYARDCGRKMIGMRAEAEFLRRWMELSEEMTLEGESMGNSSESGIQLMENNSASAPGHPGWRELHLAAWDGNAHLMKQLLRQGAVIESRDENGWTPLHSATLKGSIMLVKFLVQRGAVVHATDRAHYTPLHHASWSGHTQVAEFLLARGSPASAMTKGGLTPLHCAAASGHTLIVQLLLRQGTDPASGDNNRWTALHWATVNSQLHIMDLLICQGLSPDLGSNGGITALHIAAETGRSDAVRFLLAKGANINAQDGLGRTALAIASNNGNQEITELLLKSKADVNMKDHYGCTALHKAAAAGHLALVHLLIKTGAVTNIRDCLNLTPLHRAACRGHSEVANYLLDHGAEINAAGWLNKTPLHLAVEKNHFLLMELLLGKGASLSLRTRWHETAQDLASDRALPAGTPSTSQEKMTSCNLDVN, from the exons atgaaTGCCAGTGGGCCGGCCCTGAGGAACAACCCAGCGATAACCAAAGCTTGCAAAGGCTACCACTACGGAAACGACCCTGCGATAACAAACCAGCGTGTGAAGCCTCACACTGACCAACAGCACTACCCTAACAAGTTGTGCGTACAGCCGCACCCGCCAGAGCCACCCTACGCACGTGACTGTGGCAGGAAAATGATTG GAATGAGAGCAGAGGCCGAGTTCCTGAGGAGGTGGATGGAGCTGAGTGAGGAGATGACCCTGGAAGGAGAGTCGATGGGGAACAGCTCTGAATCTGGCATTCAGCTCATGGAGAATAACTCAGCATCTGCCCCTGGGCACCCGGGCTGGAGAGAGCTTCACCTGGCAGCTTGGGACGGCAACGCCCACCTGATGAAGCAGCTACTGAGGCAGGGGGCAGTGATAGAGAGCAG GGATGAGAATGGATGGACGCCCTTACACAGTGCCACGCTGAAGGGGTCCATCATGCTGGTGAAGTTCCTGGTGCAGCGCGGAGCCGTGGTCCATGCCACAGACAGAGCACACTACACCCCGCTGCACCATGCCTCTTGGAGTGGCCATACCCAAGTGGCTGAGTTTCTCCTGGCTCGGGGATCCCCAGCATCAGCCATGACGAAAGGGGGCCTCACCCCACTTCACTGTGCAGCAGCCAGCGGTCACACCCTCATCGTGCAGTTGCTCCTACGGCAAGGCACAGATCCTGCCAGCGGGGACAACAACCGGTGGACGGCACTGCACTGGGCAACTGTGAACAGCCAGCTGCATATTATGGACTTGCTGATTTGCCAGGGTCTCTCCCCAGACCTGGGCAGTAACGGAGGCATCACAGCACTGCACATCGCGGCAGAGACGGGAAGAAGTGATGCTGTAAGGTTCTTGCTAGCCAAGGGTGCCAACATCAATGCTCAGGATGGGCTGGGGAGAACAGCACTTGCCATTGCATCCAATAATGGCAATCAAGAG ATTACAGAACTGTTGCTGAAAAGCAAAGCTGATGTGAACATGAAGGACCACTACGGCTGCACGGCACTCCACAAGGCAGCAGCTGCGGGACACTTGGCCCTCGTCCACCTGCTGATTAAGACAGGAGCTGTTACC AACATTAGGGACTGTCTGAATCTGACTCCGCTTCACAGAGCTGCCTGTCGTGGGCACAGCGAGGTAGCTAATTACCTTCTGGACCATGGAGCTGAGATCAATGCAGCTGGCTGGCTAAACAAAACCCCGCTGCACTTGGCTGTGGAAAAAAATCACTTCCTTTTaatggagctgctgctggggaagggggcaagTCTGTCCCTCAGAACTCGCTGGCATGAAACGGCACAGGATCTAGCGTCAGACAGGGCCCTACCTGCGGGCACTCCGTCCACTTCCCAGGAGAAGATGACAAGCTGCAATCTGGACGTGAACTAG